The genomic window CCAGACTATAAAACCATTACAAGACGCATATATCTTGAGGCGGAGAGAAAACTTGAGGAAATATGCCAAGAGCTTGGAATGTCTCAAGGAGAGCTTGACCTTTATATTTTCTACCACAAAACGGGGAAGGTGTTAAAATAGTATCATAAAAGGGGTGGAGCTATAATTTTGGAACTTACAGAAGACCTAAAAACCGGTGTGGAGGAAATGGACAAGGACCACCAAAGGTTGGTGGAGCTTCTGAACAAGGTCTACGAGCTTCTCAGGGAAGGCAAAAGCTCAGAGGCGGAAGAGTTCTTCAGCAAAGAGCTGGTCGCATGGGTTGAATACCATCTTGCGAGAGAGGAGAAGTTTATGCAAGCCATAGGCTATCCTGAGTTTGAAAGGCACAAGAAGGCTCACGAAAACTTTCGCAAGGTAATTTTGGACCTTCTGCCTCATGTGGAGAAGGGAGACCACCATGCCTTTAGGGAATCCCTTGCCCTTGCTTGGGGATGGCTGGCGGGTCATATTGCCAAGGTGGACAAAAAATATGGAGAGTTTGCCAGAGAGAGGGGCTTGATAGCCTGAGGGTGTGGTGGTATAATTATTCTTTAGTCCCCGTAGCTCAGAAGGACAGAGCGCGAGATTCCTAATCTCGAGGTCGGAGGTTCGAATCCTCCCGGGGACGCATTTGCCATGATAGAGATAAGTGTAGTCCAGGGAAGTCTCCTTGAGGTTCAGGCGGATGCCATAGTAAACCCTGCCAACTCTCTTGGTCTTATGGGTGGTGGTGTGGCTGGAGTAATAAAAAGGTTTGGTGGTGAGCAAATAGAAAAGGAGGCAGTTTCAAAAGCACCTATACCTGTTGGCTCTGCGGTCTTGACCTCTGCGGGAAAACTGCCTTTTAAAGGCGTGATACACGCGCCTACCATGGAAGAGCCTGCTATGGAAACCACAGAGGAAAAGGTGAGAAAAGCGGTAAGGGCGGTCTTAGAGCTTGCGGATAATATGGGTTTTGAAAGTATTGCCATGCCTGGTATGGGAACGGGTGTGGGAAGACTTCCAAAGGATGTATCCGCAAGAGCCATGATTGAGGAGGTAAGGAATTTTCAACCGAAGAACCTCAAAAGGGTCATACTTGTAGACCTTGATAGGCAAATGGTAGAAGAGTGGAAAAGGCTTCTGTGAATGCGTCTTGTTCTTTCTGGTGGGTGGTTGGGGGAAGAAGGTCTTTTTAAAGCTAAGGTAAGGGATTTAAAGGTCTATAATTCTCTCAAGGATTTCAAAAACTTAGACTATGGCTTTGCCTTGTTTTCTTATTCTCTGAGCTCTGAAACCTTAGGCTTACAGATAAAAAGCGGAGACTTTCCACCTATTGTATGTCTTGAGATTGATGGGTTTGAGAGGCTCTCTTACGAGCAGAAAGAAATAAGACTTGAGAGGGTTTCCTCCTCCTTTACTGCGAAGGACTACATAAATGCGGTTAAAGAGGTCAAAAGGCTCATATCAAAAGGCGTAGTATATCAGCTAAACCTTACCTGTAGGTTTGATTTTTTGCTTTATGGAGACCCTCTTGACCTTTTTGTAAGATACTATATGCGTCAGCCAGTGCCATACGCCTTTTTCCTTGACCTTGAGGACTTTTATGTTATAAGTGGCTCTATGGAGCTCTTTCTAAAGAAGGAGGGAGACCTTATCCTAAGCAAACCTATAAAGGGGACAGCAAAAATCAGGGAAGACCTCATAAAAAGTGAAAAAGACAAAGCGGAAAATCTCATGATAACAGATATGGTAAGAAACGACCTCTCAAGAATAGCTCTGTGTGGAAGTGTGGAGGTGCCTGAGCTTTTTAAGGTAGAAGAATACAGGACACTTTTTCAGATGCATTCAACAGTGAGGGCAAGGACAAACAAAAGTCTGCAGGAAATATTGAAAGAAACCTTTCCACCTGCTTCTGTGGTAGGTGCTCCCAAAAGAAAGGCGGTGGAGGTCATAGACCAGTTTGAGCCTCACAGCAGAGACTACTACTGTGGAGTAGGTGGGCTTATAAAAGGCGGGGATTTTCTCCTAAGTGTGCTAATTAGAACTGCCATAGGCTCAGGTAGAAGGGTTTCCTACTTTGCAGGTGCAGGCATAGTTTGGGATTCCTCTCCAGAAAGAGAATGGCAAGAAGTGCTTTTAAAAACGCAAGCCTTTGACCCTGTGTATTAAAATTCATAAATGCCTTCAAAAGACATAGCTCTAAAGGACATCTTTGAAGAAATACCACACAGACTTAGCAAAATACTTGCACCCGCACCCATAAAGGAACTCCTACCCACCAACTTCCCTTCCACAGAGCTAAGAGTGGACTTTTTAGCAAGGCTTGAGGATGAGAGCATACTGCACATAGAATTCCAATCCTTCAACGACCCTAACATGCCCTTCAGAATGCTACGCTATTACCTTGCCATATTAGAGAGATATCCTAACAGTCCCATAAAACAGCTCCTTGTTTATGTGGGAAACAGAAAGATAAAAATGAAGTCAAGGCTAAGGCTTAGAAACCTTAGCTTTAGCTATGAGATGATTGACATAAGGCAGGTAGACTGCAAAGTGCTTTTGGAAAGCCCAGACCCTATGGATAGGCTTTTAGCTTGTTTGTGTAAGGTGGAGGACGAGGCATATCTGATAGAGAAACTCATAAAGACTATGGAAGGCATGAACGAGGAAGAGAGAAAAGACTATCTTTTGAAAGCCTTGACGCTGACAGAACTGAGACCTAACTTAAGGATAAGACTCACAGAGGAGGTTAGGCATATGCCTATAGTAGTTAGACCTGAGGATGTAAGATTGCCAAAGAGAAAGTTGAAAAAGGATATTCTTTATAGGCTTGGGCTTGAGGAAGGTAAGCAAATTGGACTTGAGGAAGGTAGAAAAGAGGGTGAAGTTATTGGCATTGAAAAAGGTAAACACATCGGACTTGAGGAAGGTCTTTTAAAGTCCGCACAAGAGATGCTTATAGCCATAATTGAGGGTAAACTCGGTCATGTGCCTGAAGAAATAGCAAATAGGATAAGGGAAATAAAAGATGTGGAGTTTCTAAGGTCTTTAGCTAAGAGGTTGGCTTCCACTTCTGAGGATTTTATGCAGGTTTTGGCTACTGAACTGAGAATTTCATAAACTAACTCAAAAACTCATAAGGATAAGACTCACAGAGAAGGTCAAACACATACCTATAGTGGTTAGACCTGAAGATGTAAGATTGCCAAAGAAAAAACTGAGAAAGGATATTCTGTATAGGCTTGGGCTTGAGGAGAGCAAACAGATTGGGCTTGAAGAGGGTCTTCTGAAATCCGCACAGGAGATGGTTATAACTCTCGTAGAGGGCAAACTTGGCTATGTGCCAGAGGGTTTGGAGGAAAGGGTAAGAGATATACAGGACAGAGAGTTTTTGCAGGCTTTACTCAAAAAAACTGATAAGCTCTGAAAACCTTTTGGAAGTGTTGGGACAGGAGCTGAAACTTTGACCTATAAGGTATATAATAACTCTCTGTGAAATTTCCACCGCAGGAACGGTTTTTCAACTTTGAGGAGTCGGAAAAGTTAAAGAGGTTTTTCCTAAGAGCTTGTGAGGTTTTTGCTGAGTATAGGTATATTATGTTGCCTTCTGTTGAATTATACAGTCCAAAACTTTATGGTGAAGGTGCTTTCGTTGTGGGAAGTTTGCAGGACGGAAGTCTTTTGTGTTTAAGAAAAGACTGGACTATAAGTCTTGCAAGATTCTTGAGCCTCCAAAAGGACCTGGAACTTCCTCTTAGGGTTTTTTACTTTGGAAATACCTTTTCCACCAATACGGAGTTTGAGAGCTTTCAGGTAGGGATTGAGCTTCTTGGGGAAGGTTCTACAAAGGCGGAAGTGGAGGTTATCCGAAAAATTGCGGACTATCTTAGGACTTGTGGCTTGTCTGAACTGACGGTAAGTGTAGGACATGTGGGCATAGCACAAGGTCTTCTCAGAAAATATGGAGAGGGCTACAGAAAAGCCCTTCTTGAGAAAAACTTTTCAGAACTTTCTAAGGCACCTGAACTCAGAGACCTACTCACTATACAAGGCGGTCCAGAGGTGCTACAAACCTTCAAAAGAAAACATCCAGAGTTTTCTGTAGAGTGCGACAGGCTTTTGGAGGTTTACGAGAGCTTAAAGGAGCTTAACCTTCTTTTTGACCTATCGGAACTTCGCCCTCAGGACTACTATACAGGACTTGTTTTTGAGTTTTTCCACCCTTCCCTTGGCTATCCTCTTGCTGGTGGTGGCAGGTATGACGGTCTTTATAAGACTCTTGGAAAGGAGTTGTGTGCGGTTGGGGGTGCGGTTTATCTTGATAGACTACTTGAGCTCTAAAAACTCTTCAAGTTTTGTTAGCTTTTCCCAGGGGAGGTTTTCCTTTCCAAAGTGCCCATAGCAGGCGGTTTGCTTATATATGGGCTTTCTCAGGTCCAAAAAGTCTATCATCCTTTTAGGGCTTGTGGGAAAAACCTCTAAGAGCCTTTCTTTTATCTTCTCTCTGTCTGTTTTCTCTGTCCCATAAGTCTCTATATCAAAAGCTATCACTTCGCTCATGCCAAAAGCGTAAGCCATCTGCACCATGCATCTATCTGCAAGACCGCTGGCTACCACATGCTTTGCCATCATGCGTGCCATATAAGAGGCGGTTCTATCAGTTTTTGTTGGGTCTTTGCCAGAAAAGGCACTACCTCCAGAATAAGCCACATCTCCATAGGCATCAGAAACTATCTTCCTACCAGTTTGCCCCACATCCGCCGCAGGACCACCGAGCACAAACCTTCCCGACGGGTTAACAAGAATGCGTGTATCTCTTGTTATAAGGCTATGAGGCACTACCCTTTTGACTGCCTCTTCCGTTATAAAGTCCCTCAGCTTTTCAAGTTGAGTTTCTGGGTCATGTTGACAGAAAACTATTATGTCCTTTACAGATAGTGGTTTGTTATCTTCGTATAGCACCGTTATTAGCACTTTGCCGTCGGGTCTGAGAAAGGGTGCTTTGCCAGACTTCCTAAGCTCGGAAATTTTGTGAGAGAGTTTATGAGCAAGGCTTATGGGCATAGGCATAAGGCTTTCTGTTTCCTTGCAGGCATAACCCACAACCGTTGCAGTATCTCCTGCACCCTCCGAGGATATGCCAAGCACTATCTCAGGGCTCTGCTCCTCTATAGAGGTTATTACTGCAGAGGAATCTGCATCAAAGCCAAGCTCTGGTCTGTTATAACCCACTTCCTTTATGGTCTTTCTGACAGTGCCTGGTATGTCTACATAGCTTTCTGTGGAAACATGACCTGCTACAAAGGTCATGCCAGATATGAGAAGTATTTCAAGGGACACCCTGCTGTAGGGGTCTCTCTTTAGAAACTCATCCAGCAAGGCGTCCGCTATGAGGTCCGCTAACTTGTCTGGATGCCCCTCCATGGGGGACTCTGCCATTTTTATAGTCCTGCCCATGGAGGTTTATTATAAACTACTCAAGTATCTCAAGAACCACCCTTTTGTTTATCTTTCTTCCCATAGAAGAAAGGATGGTTCTGAGAGACCTTGCAATGCGACCGCCCTTTCCTATGACCTTTCCGAGGTCGTTTTTGTCAACCCTGAGCTCAATAACTACTGTTTTTTCTCCTTCGATTTCCTGCACGTTTACCCTCTCAGGGCTGTCCACAAGGGATTTGGCGGTTATTTCTACGATGTCCCTTAGCTGGCTCATGGTTTACCTCCTGTTAGAGTATTTTTGCGTTTTTGAGTATGGCTTTTGCTCTGTCTGTAAGCTCGGCTCCTTTTTGGAGCCACTCCTTTAACTTTTCTTCCTTAACCTCTATAAGTCTTTTGTTTACAGGGTCGTAGGTGGCTATCACATCCACCACCTTGCCATCCCTGGGTGCCTTTGCGTCTGCTACCACAAGCCTGTATATGGGGTGATGTCTTCTTCCGTATCTTGATACCCTTATCCTCAGTGCCATCTTTGCCTCCTCAGAACAGTCCATGTATTATACATTATTTCCTTATAGAATTCAAGACCACACTGAGGGAGGACAGAGCCATCATAAGCCCGGCAAGTTCTGGCTTTAGATATATGCCCTTTGAGTATAACAGCCCACCTGCTATGGGTATGCCCACAAGGTTATAAATAAAAGCCCAAAAGAGGTTTTCCCTTATCCTTCGCATTGTCT from Hydrogenobacter sp. T-8 includes these protein-coding regions:
- a CDS encoding bacteriohemerythrin, yielding MELTEDLKTGVEEMDKDHQRLVELLNKVYELLREGKSSEAEEFFSKELVAWVEYHLAREEKFMQAIGYPEFERHKKAHENFRKVILDLLPHVEKGDHHAFRESLALAWGWLAGHIAKVDKKYGEFARERGLIA
- a CDS encoding ADP-ribose-binding protein — protein: MIEISVVQGSLLEVQADAIVNPANSLGLMGGGVAGVIKRFGGEQIEKEAVSKAPIPVGSAVLTSAGKLPFKGVIHAPTMEEPAMETTEEKVRKAVRAVLELADNMGFESIAMPGMGTGVGRLPKDVSARAMIEEVRNFQPKNLKRVILVDLDRQMVEEWKRLL
- a CDS encoding chorismate-binding protein is translated as MRLVLSGGWLGEEGLFKAKVRDLKVYNSLKDFKNLDYGFALFSYSLSSETLGLQIKSGDFPPIVCLEIDGFERLSYEQKEIRLERVSSSFTAKDYINAVKEVKRLISKGVVYQLNLTCRFDFLLYGDPLDLFVRYYMRQPVPYAFFLDLEDFYVISGSMELFLKKEGDLILSKPIKGTAKIREDLIKSEKDKAENLMITDMVRNDLSRIALCGSVEVPELFKVEEYRTLFQMHSTVRARTNKSLQEILKETFPPASVVGAPKRKAVEVIDQFEPHSRDYYCGVGGLIKGGDFLLSVLIRTAIGSGRRVSYFAGAGIVWDSSPEREWQEVLLKTQAFDPVY
- a CDS encoding Rpn family recombination-promoting nuclease/putative transposase; the encoded protein is MPSKDIALKDIFEEIPHRLSKILAPAPIKELLPTNFPSTELRVDFLARLEDESILHIEFQSFNDPNMPFRMLRYYLAILERYPNSPIKQLLVYVGNRKIKMKSRLRLRNLSFSYEMIDIRQVDCKVLLESPDPMDRLLACLCKVEDEAYLIEKLIKTMEGMNEEERKDYLLKALTLTELRPNLRIRLTEEVRHMPIVVRPEDVRLPKRKLKKDILYRLGLEEGKQIGLEEGRKEGEVIGIEKGKHIGLEEGLLKSAQEMLIAIIEGKLGHVPEEIANRIREIKDVEFLRSLAKRLASTSEDFMQVLATELRIS
- a CDS encoding ATP phosphoribosyltransferase regulatory subunit, with protein sequence MKFPPQERFFNFEESEKLKRFFLRACEVFAEYRYIMLPSVELYSPKLYGEGAFVVGSLQDGSLLCLRKDWTISLARFLSLQKDLELPLRVFYFGNTFSTNTEFESFQVGIELLGEGSTKAEVEVIRKIADYLRTCGLSELTVSVGHVGIAQGLLRKYGEGYRKALLEKNFSELSKAPELRDLLTIQGGPEVLQTFKRKHPEFSVECDRLLEVYESLKELNLLFDLSELRPQDYYTGLVFEFFHPSLGYPLAGGGRYDGLYKTLGKELCAVGGAVYLDRLLEL
- the metK gene encoding methionine adenosyltransferase, with the translated sequence MGRTIKMAESPMEGHPDKLADLIADALLDEFLKRDPYSRVSLEILLISGMTFVAGHVSTESYVDIPGTVRKTIKEVGYNRPELGFDADSSAVITSIEEQSPEIVLGISSEGAGDTATVVGYACKETESLMPMPISLAHKLSHKISELRKSGKAPFLRPDGKVLITVLYEDNKPLSVKDIIVFCQHDPETQLEKLRDFITEEAVKRVVPHSLITRDTRILVNPSGRFVLGGPAADVGQTGRKIVSDAYGDVAYSGGSAFSGKDPTKTDRTASYMARMMAKHVVASGLADRCMVQMAYAFGMSEVIAFDIETYGTEKTDREKIKERLLEVFPTSPKRMIDFLDLRKPIYKQTACYGHFGKENLPWEKLTKLEEFLELK
- a CDS encoding KH domain-containing protein; translated protein: MSQLRDIVEITAKSLVDSPERVNVQEIEGEKTVVIELRVDKNDLGKVIGKGGRIARSLRTILSSMGRKINKRVVLEILE
- the rpsP gene encoding 30S ribosomal protein S16, with protein sequence MDCSEEAKMALRIRVSRYGRRHHPIYRLVVADAKAPRDGKVVDVIATYDPVNKRLIEVKEEKLKEWLQKGAELTDRAKAILKNAKIL